A window of Gemmatimonadota bacterium contains these coding sequences:
- a CDS encoding lyase, which produces MRASSFTSFTSFALSRKVRSHVRSLSVVAALLVPAITPAPLAAQGAPVPNAEWEVPWGAGGRPRDPFVAPDGQVWFVGQVENYIARLDPRTGEFKRFEIDAGTNPHNLIIDPSGNVWYSGNRNGMIGKLDPRTGEITRFPMPDPRVRDPHTMVFDAKGDIWWTAQQSGAVGHLETRTGKYRIVFTGEGTKPYGIVLNSKGVPWFNLFGTNKIAHIDPATMAVTTITLPDERARGRRIAVTSDDVIWYTDYTRGYLGRVDPRTNAVTEIPMPAGAGSLPYGMASDDKDRIWVTEGVPNKGARLLGYDPATRTWFASTPVGRPENNVIRHMYFDKKTGLLWFGTDQGTIGRAEVSKVRTAM; this is translated from the coding sequence ATGCGCGCTTCTTCGTTCACCTCGTTCACTTCGTTCGCTTTGTCGCGGAAGGTGCGGTCGCACGTGCGGTCGCTCTCGGTCGTCGCCGCGCTGCTGGTCCCCGCGATCACCCCGGCCCCGCTCGCGGCACAGGGGGCGCCGGTGCCGAACGCCGAGTGGGAGGTGCCGTGGGGAGCGGGGGGTCGCCCGCGCGATCCGTTCGTCGCGCCCGACGGGCAGGTCTGGTTCGTGGGGCAGGTGGAGAACTACATCGCGCGCCTCGATCCGCGCACCGGGGAGTTCAAGCGCTTCGAGATCGACGCGGGGACCAATCCGCACAACCTGATCATCGACCCGAGCGGGAACGTCTGGTACTCGGGGAACCGGAACGGGATGATCGGGAAGCTCGACCCGCGCACCGGCGAGATCACCCGCTTCCCGATGCCCGACCCGCGGGTGCGCGACCCGCACACGATGGTGTTCGACGCGAAGGGGGACATCTGGTGGACGGCGCAGCAGTCCGGCGCGGTGGGCCACCTGGAGACGCGCACCGGGAAGTACCGCATCGTCTTCACGGGCGAGGGGACCAAGCCGTACGGGATCGTGCTCAACTCCAAGGGCGTGCCGTGGTTCAATCTGTTCGGCACGAACAAGATCGCGCACATCGATCCGGCGACGATGGCCGTCACGACGATCACGCTCCCCGACGAGCGCGCGCGCGGCCGGCGCATCGCGGTCACGAGCGACGACGTGATCTGGTACACCGACTACACGCGCGGCTATCTCGGGCGCGTCGATCCGCGCACGAACGCGGTGACGGAGATCCCGATGCCGGCCGGCGCGGGCTCGCTGCCGTACGGGATGGCGTCGGATGACAAGGACCGCATCTGGGTGACCGAGGGCGTGCCGAACAAGGGCGCGCGGCTCCTCGGCTACGATCCTGCGACGCGGACCTGGTTCGCGAGCACGCCGGTGGGACGGCCGGAGAACAACGTCATCCGGCACATGTACTTCGACAAGAAGACGGGACTGCTCTGGTTCGGGACCGATCAGGGGACGATCGGGCGGGCGGAGGTGTCGAAGGTGAGGACGGCGATGTGA
- a CDS encoding diguanylate cyclase, whose product MRFTVPDPSEALLREIRVSQAVARVRQLPTVFAANPLLATFIAVIYWEEVFRTVLVAFVALQFMLWTPAILSWRRLRHKARPTRVSIGNEWRATVFSGAAGVLWAVAAFVLFPAGGSEERATLVMIMSGLCAGSVSFFSSSPYASMAFWLPFMLTLLGQALTFMGASPVLPAAIAVFTACAFWFTRTSWDQFVENVRVLVERDRLLQEAKASGVQLELMLSRMSDLAMVDELTGLKNRRSFFEDIEPVIAGSRRRGKPVAIALLDLDHFKDVNDTHGHAIGDDVLRAVAKRIEETLRQEQIVGRIGGEEFVVLLPDTSPQQALVAIERVRKAVGETSIPVSNDLEVWMTVSGGIAPLADGMTVPAAVQHADKAMYRAKALGRNRVEVYGAVEEPLLGAPAR is encoded by the coding sequence ATGCGGTTCACCGTCCCCGACCCGTCCGAAGCGCTGCTGCGCGAGATCCGCGTCTCGCAGGCGGTGGCGCGCGTGCGCCAGTTGCCGACGGTCTTCGCGGCGAACCCGTTGCTGGCGACGTTCATCGCCGTGATCTACTGGGAGGAGGTGTTCCGCACGGTGCTCGTGGCGTTCGTCGCGCTGCAGTTCATGCTGTGGACGCCGGCGATCCTCAGCTGGCGACGCCTGCGGCACAAGGCGCGGCCGACGCGGGTGAGCATCGGGAACGAGTGGCGCGCGACCGTCTTCTCGGGCGCGGCGGGGGTGCTCTGGGCGGTCGCGGCGTTCGTGCTCTTCCCCGCCGGCGGGAGCGAGGAGCGTGCCACGCTCGTGATGATCATGTCCGGCCTCTGCGCCGGCTCCGTCTCGTTCTTCTCGTCGTCGCCCTACGCATCGATGGCGTTCTGGCTCCCGTTCATGCTCACGCTGCTGGGGCAGGCGCTGACGTTCATGGGGGCGTCACCGGTGCTCCCGGCGGCGATCGCGGTCTTCACCGCCTGCGCCTTCTGGTTCACCCGGACGAGCTGGGACCAGTTCGTCGAGAACGTGCGCGTGCTCGTGGAGCGCGACCGGCTGCTGCAGGAGGCGAAGGCGAGCGGGGTCCAGCTCGAGCTCATGCTCTCCCGGATGAGCGACCTGGCGATGGTGGACGAGCTGACCGGACTGAAGAACCGCCGCTCGTTCTTCGAGGACATCGAGCCGGTGATCGCCGGCAGCCGACGCCGCGGGAAGCCGGTGGCGATCGCGCTGCTGGATCTCGATCACTTCAAGGACGTGAACGACACGCATGGGCACGCGATCGGCGACGACGTGCTGCGGGCGGTGGCCAAGCGGATCGAGGAGACGCTGCGCCAGGAGCAGATCGTGGGGCGCATCGGCGGCGAGGAGTTCGTGGTGCTGCTCCCCGACACGAGTCCGCAGCAGGCGCTGGTGGCGATCGAGCGCGTGCGGAAGGCGGTGGGCGAGACCTCCATCCCGGTGAGCAACGATCTGGAAGTCTGGATGACCGTGAGCGGCGGGATCGCGCCGCTGGCGGACGGAATGACGGTCCCGGCGGCCGTGCAGCACGCCGACAAGGCGATGTACCGGGCCAAGGCCCTCGGACGGAACCGCGTCGAGGTCTACGGTGCCGTGGAGGAGCCGCTGCTTGGTGCTCCCGCGCGGTGA
- the sufB gene encoding Fe-S cluster assembly protein SufB, giving the protein MSSSIESLVNKEYAYGFVTDVESDTIPRGLTEETVRLISAKKNEPEWLLEWRLKAYRRWLTMTEPHWPNVTYEPIDYQAQTYYSAPKSVKPLQSLDEVDPELLKTYEKLGISLTEQKRLSGVAVDAIFDSVSVGTTMKSELAAVGVVFCSFGEAVHNHPELVQKYLGSVVPYSDNFFAALNSAVFSDGSFVYIPKGVKCPLELSTYFRINAADTGQFERTLIVADEGASVSYLEGCTAPKRATNQLHAAVVEIVALDRASVKYSTVQNWYAGDKDGVGGIYNFVTKRGKALTDAKISWTQVETGSAITWKYPSVILQGDNAVGEFYSVAVVNNKQQADTGTKMIHIGRNTRSTIISKGISAGQGQNSYRGQVKVLPKAEGARNYTQCDSMLIGNACGAHTFPYIEVANSTATLEHEASTSKIGEDQIFYCKARGLNAEHAISLIVAGFCKEVFKELPMEFALEAQQLLGISLEGSVG; this is encoded by the coding sequence ATGAGCTCCTCGATCGAATCGCTGGTCAACAAGGAGTACGCGTACGGCTTCGTCACCGACGTCGAGTCGGACACGATCCCGCGCGGACTCACCGAAGAGACCGTCCGACTCATCTCGGCCAAGAAGAACGAGCCCGAGTGGCTCCTCGAGTGGCGCCTCAAGGCGTACCGCCGCTGGCTCACGATGACCGAGCCGCACTGGCCCAACGTCACCTACGAGCCCATCGACTACCAGGCGCAGACGTACTACTCCGCGCCGAAGTCGGTGAAGCCGCTCCAGTCCCTCGATGAGGTCGACCCGGAGCTCCTCAAGACCTACGAGAAGCTCGGCATCTCCCTCACCGAGCAGAAGCGCCTCTCCGGCGTCGCCGTGGACGCGATCTTCGACTCGGTCTCGGTCGGCACCACCATGAAGTCCGAACTCGCCGCGGTCGGCGTCGTCTTCTGCTCCTTCGGCGAGGCGGTGCACAACCACCCCGAGCTCGTGCAGAAGTACCTCGGCTCCGTCGTCCCCTATTCGGACAACTTCTTCGCCGCGCTCAACTCGGCCGTCTTCTCCGACGGCTCCTTCGTCTACATCCCGAAGGGCGTGAAGTGCCCGCTCGAGCTCTCGACGTACTTCCGCATCAACGCGGCCGACACCGGCCAGTTCGAGCGGACGCTGATCGTCGCCGACGAGGGCGCGTCGGTGAGCTACCTCGAGGGCTGCACCGCCCCCAAGCGCGCGACCAACCAGCTCCATGCCGCGGTCGTCGAGATCGTCGCGCTCGACCGCGCGTCCGTGAAGTACTCGACCGTGCAGAACTGGTACGCCGGCGACAAGGACGGCGTGGGCGGCATCTACAACTTCGTCACCAAGCGCGGCAAGGCGCTCACCGACGCCAAGATCTCGTGGACGCAGGTCGAGACCGGCTCGGCGATCACCTGGAAGTACCCCTCGGTGATCCTGCAGGGCGACAACGCCGTCGGCGAGTTCTACTCGGTGGCCGTGGTGAACAACAAGCAGCAGGCCGACACCGGCACCAAGATGATCCACATCGGCCGCAACACGCGTTCGACGATCATCTCCAAGGGCATCAGCGCGGGCCAGGGGCAGAACTCCTACCGCGGCCAGGTGAAGGTGCTCCCCAAGGCCGAGGGCGCGCGCAACTACACGCAGTGCGACTCGATGCTCATCGGCAACGCCTGCGGCGCGCACACCTTCCCGTACATCGAGGTCGCGAACAGCACCGCGACGCTCGAGCACGAGGCCTCGACCTCGAAGATCGGCGAGGACCAGATCTTCTATTGCAAGGCGCGCGGGCTCAACGCCGAGCACGCCATCTCGCTCATCGTGGCGGGGTTCTGCAAGGAAGTGTTCAAGGAGCTGCCGATGGAGTTCGCATTGGAAGCGCAACAGCTCCTGGGGATCTCGCTCGAAGGCAGCGTCGGGTGA
- the sufC gene encoding Fe-S cluster assembly ATPase SufC — MLTITDLHASAGSKEILKGISLQINAGEVHAIMGPNGSGKSTLAQVIAGHPGYEVTSGTIEYEGQDLLDMDAEIRAQAGVFLAFQYPVEIPGVTNAYFLRAAYNELRKARGEEEVDPIEFLDIMEEKLKVVEMDATMMQRSVNAGFSGGEKKRNEILQMAVLAPKLAVLDETDSGLDIDALRIVAEGVNKLKKPTTATIVVTHYQRLLNYIVPDHVHVLAGGRIIKSGGKELALELEAKGYDWLLEPAGV, encoded by the coding sequence ATGCTCACGATCACCGACCTCCACGCCTCCGCCGGCTCCAAGGAGATCCTCAAGGGGATCTCCCTCCAGATCAACGCCGGAGAGGTGCACGCCATCATGGGCCCCAACGGCTCCGGCAAGTCCACGCTCGCGCAGGTCATCGCCGGCCACCCCGGCTATGAGGTGACCAGCGGCACGATCGAGTACGAGGGCCAGGACCTCCTCGACATGGACGCGGAGATCCGCGCGCAGGCCGGCGTCTTCCTCGCCTTCCAGTATCCGGTCGAGATCCCCGGCGTCACCAACGCCTACTTCCTCCGCGCCGCCTACAACGAGCTCCGCAAGGCGCGCGGCGAGGAGGAGGTCGATCCCATCGAGTTCCTCGACATCATGGAGGAGAAGCTCAAGGTCGTGGAGATGGACGCCACGATGATGCAGCGCTCCGTGAACGCCGGCTTCTCCGGCGGCGAGAAGAAGCGCAACGAGATCCTGCAGATGGCGGTCCTCGCCCCCAAGCTCGCGGTCCTCGACGAGACCGACTCCGGCCTCGACATCGACGCGCTCCGCATCGTCGCCGAGGGCGTGAACAAGCTCAAGAAGCCGACCACCGCCACCATCGTGGTCACGCACTACCAGCGCCTCCTCAACTACATCGTGCCCGACCACGTGCACGTGCTCGCCGGCGGCCGCATCATCAAGTCCGGCGGCAAGGAGCTCGCGCTCGAGCTCGAGGCCAAGGGCTACGACTGGCTCCTCGAGCCGGCGGGCGTCTGA